One Rosa chinensis cultivar Old Blush chromosome 5, RchiOBHm-V2, whole genome shotgun sequence genomic region harbors:
- the LOC112167714 gene encoding wound-induced protein 1 translates to MMPENPQSRHRKIVKTLYKTLAHRDTRTTVMLVAPDLEWWFHGPPQCQHMMKMLTGQSRHLEFKFQPRSLKAVGDRVVAEGWEGKKAYWVQVWTVNKDGMITQLREYFNTWVTLMVRVSEAEDEMVKLWQSDSKERFRRSLPDIVLAI, encoded by the coding sequence ATGATGCCGGAAAATCCCCAATCCCGCCACAGAAAAATTGTGAAGACCCTCTACAAAACCCTAGCACACAGAGACACCAGAACCACCGTAATGCTAGTGGCTCCAGATCTCGAGTGGTGGTTCCACGGGCCTCCGCAGTGCCAGCACATGATGAAGATGCTAACCGGGCAGTCGAGGCACTTGGAGTTCAAGTTCCAGCCCCGAAGCCTCAAAGCGGTCGGGGACCGTGTGGTGGCGGAGGGATGGGAAGGTAAGAAGGCATACTGGGTACAGGTGTGGACTGTTAACAAGGATGGGATGATCACGCAGTTGCGCGAGTATTTCAACACTTGGGTGACGCTGATGGTTAGGGTTTCGGAGGCCGAGGACGAGATGGTGAAGCTGTGGCAGAGTGATTCAAAGGAGCGGTTCCGGCGCTCGTTGCCGGATATTGTGTTAGCTATCTGA
- the LOC112167752 gene encoding uncharacterized protein LOC112167752 codes for MQPSEFHTWSSTPYKPHNHPASTFKSHHFQNSKPQQLRAPKLANPRECGLEGEKKGDLESRNKRAVTALYDAFNSKDVDVVHLLLAPYLEWWFHGPPTHQHLNRLLTGAPPYDSSFIFLPLSIVAFGSMVVAEGYEEGHSVSWVHAWTVTDGIITQVREYYNTSVTVTRLISPETTSRSGSCQSVWESKLSDNKSVPGLVLAL; via the coding sequence ATGCAACCGTCCGAATTCCACACATGGTCTTCTACTCCATATAAACCTCATAACCATCCAGCTTCCACATTCAAAAGCCATCATTTCCAGAACTCAAAGCCTCAACAACTCAGAGCTCCAAAACTGGCTAACCCTCGAGAATGTGGGCTGGAGGGAGAAAAGAAAGGAGACTTGGAGTCTCGCAACAAGCGAGCCGTGACGGCTCTGTACGACGCCTTCAACTCCAAAGACGTGGACGTTGTTCACCTCCTCCTCGCGCCCTACCTAGAGTGGTGGTTCCATGGCCCCCCTACTCATCAGCATTTGAACCGCCTCCTCACCGGTGCGCCGCCGTACGACTCGTCGTTCATATTCCTTCCTCTGTCGATTGTTGCATTCGGATCAATGGTGGTGGCTGAGGGATACGAGGAAGGTCATTCGGTGTCGTGGGTGCACGCGTGGACCGTCACAGATGGCATAATTACCCAAGTGAGGGAGTACTACAACACGTCCGTCACGGTTACCAGGTTAATCTCACCGGAAACTACATCACGGTCAGGTAGTTGCCAGAGTGTTTGGGAGAGTAAGCTCTCTGATAATAAGTCTGTACCTGGCCTCGTATTGGCCCTATAG